The Deferribacterota bacterium nucleotide sequence ATAATGTCCTATTAGAATAGTTTAGTTTTTTTGAACAAATAGATTCATAAAGTTTTATTCTCTAGTGAAGCATGATTTAAGAAAATCAATAAGTATATTTTATATCTCTATTAATTTTAAACCTTTAGATTAATTATCTATTTGGCTTGTTTTTACCTTATTAAAATATTATTTTTGTTGATTATGGATAAAAGTATGATTGATCAAATGATAAAAAGCTTTGTAAAAGACTTTTCATCTATAAATGGCATGGTAACAAAATGGCGTAAGCCCTTAATTGGATATGCAGATGCTTTAGACAGTTTATTTTATACCTTGAAAAAGGTAGTTAGTCCAAGTCATTTTTTACCTAGGGATCTTTTGGAGGATGCACAAACAGTTATAGCTTATTTTTTGCCCTTCGAGAAAGGTATGGTAAAAACAAATTTAGAGGGTTTATACAGTTCTAAAGAGTGGGCAAAAGCCTATGTAGAAACAAATGAATTAATTTTTAAATTAAATATTTATATAAAGGATGAACTAAGTAAGTTTGATTATAATTCTTATATTATTCCAGCAACACATAATTTTAATAAGGATAGATTGACAAGTGACTGGTCTCACAGGCATGTTGCTTATATTGCAGGATTGGGTACATTTGGCCTCAATAATATGCTAATTACCTCAAAGGGTTGTGCAGGAAGAATTGGCAGTATTGTAACAAATTTAAAAATTGAGCCTACAATAAAAAACAATATCGAATATTGTCTTTATAAAAGTAAAGGAATATGTAGAAAGTGTATTGATAGATGTCCTACAGGTGCGCTAAATATAAATTTTTTTGATAGATTTAGGTGTTATGGAATGTTACTTGAAAATGCTAAATTGTATGCTAATTATGGGTTAGCAGATGTATGTGGAAAGTGTTGCGTAGGCTTACCATGTTCTTTTGCAAACCCCAATAGCAAATAAAATGTTTTCTAATAGGTTTATGATTTATAAATATCTATTATCTAGTTTAGTATTTTTTATGGTATTAGTTCCTAATTTGTTATATTCAGAGAGCTTTGTTAGATTAAATAGCAATGATAATGTTTCTATTCCA carries:
- a CDS encoding epoxyqueuosine reductase; amino-acid sequence: MDKSMIDQMIKSFVKDFSSINGMVTKWRKPLIGYADALDSLFYTLKKVVSPSHFLPRDLLEDAQTVIAYFLPFEKGMVKTNLEGLYSSKEWAKAYVETNELIFKLNIYIKDELSKFDYNSYIIPATHNFNKDRLTSDWSHRHVAYIAGLGTFGLNNMLITSKGCAGRIGSIVTNLKIEPTIKNNIEYCLYKSKGICRKCIDRCPTGALNINFFDRFRCYGMLLENAKLYANYGLADVCGKCCVGLPCSFANPNSK